One region of Pseudomonas sp. B21-040 genomic DNA includes:
- a CDS encoding nucleobase:cation symporter-2 family protein, with translation MTASEKAPASRNNDLIYGLNDRPHLTATVFAALQHVLASFVGIITPTLIMGGALGLQSEVPYLISMALFVSGLGTFVQARRFGPIGSGLLCLQGTSFSFISVILSAGFMVKARGGGTDEILSTIFGVCFFAAFIEVVLSQFIGKLRMLITPVVTGTIITLMGLSLVKVAMTDIAGGFGAPDLGAASHLALAALVLGTIVLLNRVDVPFLRLGAIVIGLTLGYVVAWLMGDVSFASLPDVPLMSVPVPFKYGFNFDWVAFVPVAVIFLVSPLEAAGDLTANSMISRQPVKGPVYIRRIKSGLLADGLNSAMAAVFNSMPMVTFAQNNGVIQLTGVASRYVAFFIAGLLVLLGLFPMIGAVLQLMPKPVLGGAELVMFGTVAVAGIKILAEAGLHRRNMLIVAISLGMGLGVAAVPEVLRELPMALHNIFESPITVGALCAIVLNIFLPEEFIELEEDDFDPEASILQVMENPDITR, from the coding sequence ATGACCGCCTCTGAAAAAGCCCCCGCCTCGCGCAACAACGATCTCATCTACGGCCTCAACGACCGCCCGCACCTGACCGCGACGGTATTCGCCGCCCTGCAACATGTGTTGGCGAGTTTTGTCGGCATCATCACCCCGACCCTGATCATGGGCGGCGCGCTCGGCCTGCAAAGTGAAGTGCCCTACCTGATCAGCATGGCGCTGTTCGTTTCCGGCCTGGGCACCTTTGTTCAAGCCCGGCGCTTCGGCCCGATCGGCTCCGGCTTGCTGTGCCTGCAAGGCACCAGTTTCTCGTTCATCAGTGTGATTCTCAGTGCCGGGTTCATGGTCAAGGCACGGGGCGGCGGCACCGATGAAATCCTCTCGACGATCTTTGGCGTGTGCTTTTTTGCGGCGTTCATTGAAGTGGTGCTGAGCCAGTTCATCGGCAAACTGCGGATGCTCATCACCCCGGTGGTGACCGGCACCATCATCACCCTCATGGGCTTGTCGCTGGTCAAAGTGGCCATGACCGACATCGCCGGCGGCTTCGGTGCACCGGACCTCGGCGCGGCCAGCCACTTGGCGCTGGCGGCGCTGGTGCTCGGCACAATTGTGCTGTTGAACCGGGTCGATGTGCCGTTCCTGCGCCTCGGTGCGATCGTCATCGGCCTGACGTTGGGCTATGTCGTGGCCTGGCTGATGGGCGACGTCAGTTTCGCCAGCCTGCCCGATGTTCCGCTGATGAGCGTGCCGGTGCCGTTCAAGTACGGTTTTAACTTCGATTGGGTCGCGTTTGTGCCGGTTGCGGTGATTTTCCTGGTGTCGCCCCTGGAAGCCGCCGGTGACCTGACCGCCAACTCGATGATTTCCCGGCAACCGGTCAAAGGCCCGGTTTACATTCGCCGGATCAAATCCGGCCTGCTCGCCGATGGCCTCAACTCGGCCATGGCGGCGGTATTCAACAGCATGCCGATGGTCACGTTTGCGCAGAACAACGGCGTGATCCAGCTCACCGGCGTCGCCAGTCGTTACGTGGCGTTTTTCATCGCCGGTTTGCTGGTGCTGCTGGGGTTGTTCCCTATGATCGGCGCGGTGCTGCAACTGATGCCAAAACCCGTGCTTGGCGGCGCCGAGCTGGTGATGTTCGGCACCGTGGCAGTGGCCGGGATCAAGATTCTCGCCGAAGCCGGCCTGCATCGACGCAACATGCTGATCGTGGCGATATCCCTCGGCATGGGCCTGGGTGTGGCGGCGGTGCCAGAGGTGTTGCGCGAGTTACCGATGGCGTTGCACAACATTTTTGAATCGCCGATTACCGTCGGGGCGTTGTGCGCCATCGTGTTGAATATCTTCCTGCCCGAGGAGTTCATCGAGCTGGAAGAAGACGATTTCGACCCGGAAGCCTCGATCCTTCAGGTCATGGAAAACCCCGATATTACGAGGTGA
- a CDS encoding carbon-nitrogen hydrolase family protein: protein MPKSIVAALQIGSLPGGKADTLEQILAWENAIAESGAQLVVMPEALLGGYPKGEGFGTQLGYRLPEGREAFARYFANAIDVPGAETEALAGLSARTGANLVVGVIERSGSTLHCTALYFDPQAGLVAKHRKLMPTGTERLIWGKGDGSTLPVIDSQVGRIGAVVCWENMMPLLRTAMYAKGIEVWCAPTVDEREMWQVSMRHIAHEGRCFVVSACQVQDSPQALGVDIANWPADRPLIAGGSVIVGPMGDILAGPLRDGAGLLTAHIDTDDLIRARYDYDVVGHYARPDVFELTVDERPKPGVRFTS from the coding sequence ATGCCCAAGTCAATTGTTGCCGCGCTGCAAATCGGCTCCTTGCCCGGTGGCAAGGCCGACACCCTGGAGCAGATTCTTGCCTGGGAAAACGCCATTGCCGAATCCGGCGCCCAATTGGTGGTGATGCCCGAAGCATTGCTGGGTGGATACCCCAAGGGCGAAGGGTTTGGTACGCAACTGGGTTATCGGCTGCCGGAAGGTCGTGAGGCGTTTGCCCGCTATTTTGCCAACGCCATCGATGTACCTGGCGCCGAGACTGAAGCCCTGGCCGGTTTGTCGGCGCGTACCGGGGCCAATCTGGTGGTCGGCGTCATTGAACGCTCAGGCAGTACGCTGCATTGCACGGCGCTGTATTTCGACCCGCAGGCCGGGCTCGTGGCCAAACACCGCAAGTTGATGCCCACCGGCACCGAACGGCTGATCTGGGGCAAGGGCGATGGCTCGACGTTGCCGGTGATCGACAGTCAGGTCGGGCGCATCGGCGCTGTGGTGTGCTGGGAAAACATGATGCCGCTGCTGCGCACTGCGATGTACGCCAAAGGCATCGAGGTGTGGTGTGCGCCGACGGTAGACGAGCGCGAGATGTGGCAGGTCAGCATGCGTCACATCGCCCATGAAGGCCGCTGCTTCGTGGTCAGCGCTTGCCAGGTCCAGGATTCACCGCAAGCCTTGGGCGTGGACATCGCCAACTGGCCGGCGGATCGGCCACTGATTGCCGGTGGCAGCGTCATTGTCGGCCCGATGGGCGATATCCTGGCCGGGCCGCTGCGTGACGGCGCCGGTTTGCTCACGGCGCATATCGACACCGACGATTTGATCCGCGCGCGATATGACTACGACGTGGTCGGGCACTATGCGCGCCCGGATGTGTTTGAGCTCACCGTCGATGAACGACCTAAGCCCGGCGTACGCTTCACCTCGTAA
- a CDS encoding YqjD family protein — protein MARKTAAQLAEEQIKDLAFSELATLIEESEKLLNSSAALVGDDAETLREQIALKLQQARDSVSRARDRAQPAVDATETYIGGHPWQTVAISAGFGLVVGLLLGRR, from the coding sequence ATGGCTCGCAAAACCGCCGCACAATTGGCCGAAGAGCAAATCAAGGACCTGGCATTCAGCGAGCTGGCAACGCTGATCGAAGAGTCGGAAAAGCTGCTTAACAGCAGCGCCGCGCTGGTCGGCGATGACGCAGAGACCCTGCGCGAGCAAATCGCCTTGAAACTTCAGCAGGCACGGGACTCCGTCAGCCGTGCGCGCGACCGGGCCCAACCCGCCGTCGACGCCACCGAAACCTACATTGGTGGTCACCCATGGCAAACCGTCGCCATTTCTGCCGGGTTCGGGCTGGTGGTCGGATTGTTGTTGGGTCGACGTTAA
- a CDS encoding LysR family transcriptional regulator: MNPMNIATVDLNLLKVFEALHEESSASRAALRLGVTQSAVSAALRRLREVYGDQLFVRTGRGLAPTLKANQLKPVVSDALNKCRQSLAMVDPAANHYEGRSVTVGMSDDFEIAYGRRLIEEVARTAPKLRLIFRQTHSQIVAHALMDRSIDLAITAGGFAERLLSRQVLGEGGYRCLVDRASLTEGQSIISLEEFVARDHILVSSGGFIGITDEGLAALGLSRRVCASTTHFAALPHLLKGSQAVATIPAHAAQSIAALSGLALLPCPLALPRYPIELGWRTSTQLDAVVLKVREAIVACFA, translated from the coding sequence ATGAACCCTATGAATATCGCCACCGTCGATCTCAACTTGCTCAAAGTCTTCGAAGCGTTGCATGAGGAGTCCAGCGCCAGCCGCGCGGCCTTACGCCTGGGCGTGACGCAATCAGCGGTCAGTGCCGCGTTGCGTCGACTACGCGAGGTGTATGGCGATCAATTGTTTGTGCGCACCGGACGTGGACTGGCACCGACGCTCAAGGCCAACCAACTGAAACCGGTGGTCAGCGACGCCTTGAACAAATGCCGTCAGAGCCTGGCCATGGTCGATCCGGCGGCCAATCATTACGAAGGTCGCTCCGTAACGGTGGGGATGTCGGATGATTTTGAAATCGCCTATGGCCGGCGATTGATCGAAGAAGTTGCGCGTACAGCACCGAAGCTGCGGCTGATCTTCCGGCAAACCCACAGCCAGATCGTCGCCCACGCGTTGATGGATCGCAGCATCGATCTGGCGATCACCGCCGGTGGATTCGCCGAACGGTTGCTCAGTCGTCAGGTATTGGGTGAAGGCGGATACAGGTGCCTGGTGGATCGCGCCAGCCTGACCGAAGGGCAATCCATCATCAGTCTTGAGGAGTTTGTTGCCCGCGATCACATCCTGGTGTCGTCCGGTGGTTTTATCGGTATCACCGATGAAGGGCTGGCGGCACTGGGGCTCAGTCGGCGGGTGTGTGCGTCGACCACGCACTTTGCCGCGTTGCCCCATCTGCTCAAGGGCAGTCAGGCGGTGGCGACCATTCCGGCGCACGCCGCGCAAAGCATCGCGGCGCTCAGTGGCCTGGCGTTGCTGCCCTGCCCTTTGGCGTTGCCGCGTTACCCGATCGAACTGGGCTGGCGTACCAGCACTCAGCTCGATGCGGTGGTGTTGAAAGTGCGTGAGGCGATTGTCGCGTGTTTTGCCTGA
- a CDS encoding polyamine ABC transporter substrate-binding protein, with the protein MVPVFKLCLPALFLAMAASAQAEEKTLNLYSWADYVAPETLQRFEQETGIHVRYDTFDSSEVLETKLLTGGSGYDVVVPSSSVLARGLAAGALKEILHEGLKGYANLDPDLLEKLAAVDPGNRYGVPYTWGTLGLGMNVQAVQQRLPNVPLNSLDLLFNPQYASKLKDCGIAILDSPQEVIGLALHYLGKDPYSTDKADLAAAEALLHQLQPNVLYVATGRQISDLANGSVCLALTYNGDASMAADQAHKANKPFEVVYRIPKEGTLVWQDNLAIPKDAPHPEAARAFIEFMLRPESVAALTNTLFFATANQAATPLVDEAVRTDPDIFPLPEMRERLYADQSMSLKDLRQRTRLWTTFRSHQ; encoded by the coding sequence ATGGTTCCCGTCTTCAAGTTGTGTTTACCCGCGCTGTTCCTCGCCATGGCCGCCTCGGCACAGGCCGAGGAAAAGACCCTCAATCTCTACAGTTGGGCCGATTACGTGGCGCCCGAAACCTTGCAGCGGTTCGAGCAGGAAACCGGTATTCACGTGCGCTACGACACCTTCGACTCCTCCGAAGTGCTGGAAACCAAGCTGCTGACCGGCGGCAGCGGTTATGACGTGGTGGTGCCATCGTCCAGCGTGTTGGCCCGTGGGCTGGCGGCAGGGGCGCTGAAGGAAATCCTCCATGAAGGCCTGAAGGGTTACGCCAACCTCGACCCCGATTTGCTGGAGAAACTCGCCGCCGTCGACCCCGGTAACCGCTACGGCGTGCCTTATACCTGGGGCACATTGGGTTTGGGGATGAACGTGCAAGCGGTCCAGCAGCGTTTGCCGAACGTGCCGCTCAATAGCCTAGACCTGCTGTTCAATCCGCAATACGCCAGCAAACTGAAAGACTGCGGCATCGCCATTCTCGATTCGCCGCAAGAGGTGATCGGCCTGGCGCTGCATTATCTGGGTAAAGATCCCTACAGCACCGACAAGGCGGATCTGGCTGCCGCCGAGGCGTTGTTGCATCAATTGCAACCGAATGTGCTGTACGTCGCCACCGGCCGGCAGATCAGCGATCTGGCCAATGGCAGCGTTTGCCTGGCGCTGACCTACAACGGTGATGCCAGCATGGCGGCCGATCAGGCGCACAAGGCCAACAAACCGTTCGAAGTGGTCTACCGGATTCCGAAGGAGGGCACGCTGGTCTGGCAGGACAACCTGGCGATCCCCAAGGACGCACCGCACCCTGAAGCTGCCCGGGCATTTATCGAGTTCATGTTGCGCCCCGAATCCGTCGCGGCGCTGACCAACACGCTGTTTTTCGCCACGGCCAACCAGGCGGCAACGCCGCTGGTGGATGAAGCTGTGCGCACCGACCCGGACATCTTTCCGTTGCCCGAGATGCGCGAACGCTTGTACGCCGACCAAAGCATGAGCCTCAAGGATCTGCGCCAGCGCACGCGTCTGTGGACCACGTTCCGTAGCCATCAATAA
- a CDS encoding LysR family transcriptional regulator yields MLGQLHDLDLQLLRLFVRVVECGGFSAAQGELGLSQSSISQQMARLETRLGYRLCSRGKGGFKITPKGEQLLTATRGLFESIEAFRHQSNGVAGRLIGEVRLGLSEALDQSVLQRVADAIRRFRERDESVRIELISAMPGEMERLLLQQRLDLAIGYFSQVQSAFDYRELFTETQHLYCAAGHPLFTDDAPSDDALHACDRVDHPYRFLRSDEPFQGKLCSARSEQVEGTLAFILSGKHVGYLPDHFARSWEDKGLLRAVREGDLSFEVAFHLARHRAVVPGDAQKAFEEDLLAAFE; encoded by the coding sequence ATGCTCGGGCAACTTCACGACCTCGACCTGCAACTGCTGCGCCTGTTTGTCCGTGTGGTGGAGTGCGGCGGTTTCAGCGCGGCCCAAGGTGAGCTGGGTTTGAGCCAGTCGAGCATCAGCCAGCAAATGGCCAGGCTCGAAACCCGGCTCGGTTATCGCTTGTGCAGTCGTGGCAAGGGCGGGTTCAAGATCACGCCCAAGGGTGAGCAGCTGTTGACCGCGACGCGCGGGTTGTTTGAGTCCATCGAAGCGTTTCGTCATCAATCCAATGGCGTGGCGGGCCGATTGATCGGCGAAGTGCGCCTGGGCCTGTCCGAGGCCCTCGATCAATCGGTGCTGCAGCGGGTGGCCGATGCGATACGACGCTTTCGTGAGCGAGACGAATCGGTGCGCATCGAGTTGATCAGCGCCATGCCCGGCGAAATGGAACGCCTGCTGCTACAACAACGACTTGACCTGGCCATCGGCTATTTTTCACAGGTGCAGAGCGCCTTTGACTACCGCGAACTGTTCACCGAAACCCAGCATTTGTATTGCGCCGCCGGCCATCCGTTGTTCACCGATGACGCGCCGAGCGACGACGCCCTGCACGCCTGTGACCGAGTCGATCACCCCTACCGTTTTTTGCGCAGTGACGAGCCGTTTCAAGGCAAATTGTGCTCGGCGCGCTCCGAGCAAGTCGAAGGCACCCTCGCCTTCATTCTGTCGGGCAAACACGTGGGCTACTTGCCTGATCACTTTGCCCGCAGCTGGGAAGACAAAGGTTTGCTGCGCGCCGTGCGAGAAGGTGATTTGAGCTTTGAGGTGGCGTTCCACCTGGCCCGTCACCGCGCCGTGGTACCGGGCGATGCGCAGAAGGCCTTTGAAGAAGACCTGCTCGCTGCATTTGAATGA
- a CDS encoding Ldh family oxidoreductase produces the protein MTASPEMAVSSNTQTLDFDALVQLLEQIFVRHGTSAEVASTLARNCAGAERDGAHSHGVFRIPGYVSTLKSGWVNGQAVPVVEDVASGFVSVDAGNGFAQPALAAARALLVEKARSAGIAVLAIRNSHHFAALWPDVEPFAYEGLVALSVVNSMTCVVPHGADRPLFGTNPIAFAAPRADGEPIVFDLATSAIAHGDVQIAARKGERLPAGMGVDSLGQPTQDPKAILEGGALLPFGGHKGSALSMMVELLAAALTGGNFSFEFDWSNHPGAKTPWTGQLLIVIDPSKSAGQNFAERSQELVRQMHGVGLKRLPGDRRHQQRAKSVAQGISLDAETLANLRALAQ, from the coding sequence ATGACCGCATCGCCCGAAATGGCCGTCAGTTCGAACACCCAAACGCTCGATTTCGACGCGCTCGTTCAATTGCTCGAACAGATTTTTGTACGCCACGGCACCTCTGCCGAGGTCGCCAGTACCCTGGCCCGCAACTGCGCCGGCGCAGAGCGTGATGGTGCTCACAGCCACGGTGTGTTTCGTATTCCCGGTTATGTCTCGACCCTGAAAAGCGGTTGGGTCAATGGCCAGGCCGTGCCGGTGGTAGAAGACGTTGCCTCGGGGTTCGTCAGCGTCGATGCCGGCAATGGTTTTGCCCAACCGGCGCTGGCGGCGGCACGCGCACTGTTGGTGGAAAAGGCCCGCAGCGCCGGCATTGCGGTGCTGGCGATTCGCAACTCGCACCATTTCGCCGCCTTGTGGCCGGACGTCGAGCCCTTTGCCTATGAAGGGCTGGTGGCGCTGAGCGTGGTCAACAGCATGACCTGCGTGGTGCCGCACGGCGCCGATCGTCCGCTGTTCGGCACCAACCCGATTGCGTTCGCCGCACCCCGGGCCGATGGCGAGCCGATTGTCTTTGACCTTGCCACCAGTGCCATTGCCCATGGCGATGTGCAGATTGCAGCACGCAAGGGGGAGCGCTTGCCGGCGGGCATGGGCGTGGACAGTCTGGGCCAGCCAACACAGGACCCGAAAGCGATTCTCGAAGGCGGCGCATTGCTGCCCTTTGGCGGGCACAAAGGGTCGGCACTGTCGATGATGGTGGAACTGTTGGCGGCAGCGCTGACTGGCGGCAATTTTTCCTTTGAGTTCGATTGGTCTAATCACCCGGGCGCCAAGACTCCCTGGACTGGCCAATTGCTGATCGTGATCGATCCAAGCAAGTCGGCCGGGCAAAATTTTGCCGAACGCAGTCAGGAACTGGTGCGGCAGATGCACGGCGTGGGCCTCAAGCGCCTTCCGGGTGATCGACGCCACCAGCAACGGGCCAAGTCCGTTGCTCAAGGCATTTCGCTGGACGCCGAGACGCTGGCGAACCTGCGAGCACTCGCGCAGTAA